One region of Streptomyces sp. CG4 genomic DNA includes:
- a CDS encoding DUF6415 family natural product biosynthesis protein gives MTALGTPAAPLRVDAARIRRTYEAVLLSPRLPAGEEARAHLAGLLRGHMRLTLPGAEARLTDLPVGFDWETVEHVVDKARKVLERPVLGASSAEDVYDLATMSRALLTLRQFPSKRAITDPCPVAGYATEPRPLGRPSTSVRRRLTEEGSLNVSGRVARSGRPRRRREADLGCHQARPRVPCIPGREPGALRGLAVLHRVPGR, from the coding sequence ATGACCGCCCTCGGGACGCCGGCCGCGCCACTGCGCGTCGACGCCGCCCGGATCCGCCGCACGTACGAGGCGGTCTTGCTGAGTCCGCGATTGCCGGCGGGCGAGGAAGCCCGCGCGCATCTCGCCGGGCTGCTGCGCGGGCACATGCGGCTGACCCTGCCCGGAGCAGAGGCGCGGCTGACGGACCTGCCGGTCGGCTTCGACTGGGAGACCGTCGAGCACGTCGTTGACAAGGCCCGCAAGGTGCTGGAGCGCCCGGTGCTTGGGGCGTCGTCGGCCGAGGACGTCTACGACCTGGCGACGATGTCCCGGGCGCTCCTCACCCTGCGTCAGTTCCCCTCCAAACGAGCCATCACAGACCCCTGCCCGGTGGCCGGGTATGCCACCGAGCCCCGGCCGTTGGGCAGGCCCAGCACATCCGTCCGTAGAAGGCTCACCGAGGAAGGAAGCCTCAATGTCTCAGGCCGAGTTGCCCGCTCCGGGCGTCCTCGCCGACGCCGCGAAGCGGATCTTGGGTGCCATCAAGCGCGACCGCGAGTTCCCTGCATTCCAGGCCGCGAGCCTGGAGCCCTCCGAGGACTGGCAGTGCTCCACCGGGTTCCCGGTCGTTGA
- a CDS encoding GNAT family N-acetyltransferase, whose protein sequence is MHPVTRSSPRLALRELAIEDVDAVLAIYGSPEATEHLSFEPRTRDQVAHIVARSIASAREEPRIEYALAVVERETNEVIGFGRMALDPHQQRAATFGFALRPDAWGVGYGLETVRLLLGLGFEDLGLHRIWGARSPINEASAKTMAAAGMVEEGTIREHIFKGGRWRDSVVHAILDHEWSG, encoded by the coding sequence ATGCACCCGGTCACGCGCTCCAGCCCACGGCTCGCCCTCCGTGAACTCGCCATCGAGGACGTCGACGCGGTGCTCGCCATCTACGGCAGCCCCGAGGCCACGGAACACCTGTCGTTCGAGCCGCGCACCCGCGACCAGGTCGCCCACATCGTGGCCCGGTCCATTGCCTCGGCGAGGGAAGAGCCGCGCATCGAGTACGCGCTGGCCGTCGTGGAGCGCGAGACGAACGAAGTGATCGGGTTCGGGCGGATGGCCCTCGACCCGCACCAGCAGCGCGCAGCCACCTTCGGCTTCGCGCTGCGCCCTGATGCGTGGGGCGTCGGCTACGGTCTTGAGACCGTACGCCTTCTTCTGGGCCTCGGGTTCGAGGACCTTGGCCTTCACCGCATCTGGGGGGCGCGCTCCCCGATCAACGAGGCGTCGGCGAAGACCATGGCAGCCGCGGGCATGGTCGAGGAGGGCACGATCCGCGAGCACATCTTTAAGGGCGGGCGGTGGCGTGACTCTGTCGTGCACGCCATCCTCGATCACGAATGGTCGGGTTAA
- a CDS encoding TetR/AcrR family transcriptional regulator C-terminal domain-containing protein, with protein MPRRSASLDRATPERIADEALLIVDQDGPHALSFRTLAAALNISVASLQRRCTDLAGLLDLVTDHLAAHLPDIPSGTDWATATETRFTALYQLLTAHPGLVALRGDRPWLGPQLLKRLVEPQLADSLAAGMTPTEAITTYRRLYLLTLGSASFVDHRTPKAAQATTRRALAGLDPEEFPVLTGHLTEILPAVVDHEVYYGALRQLIQAAEPSRAAVGREPE; from the coding sequence ATGCCAAGGCGATCTGCTTCCCTGGACCGCGCGACGCCCGAACGCATCGCGGATGAAGCCCTGTTGATCGTGGATCAGGACGGGCCCCACGCACTCAGCTTCCGCACCCTGGCCGCAGCCTTGAACATCTCGGTGGCCTCGCTCCAGCGCCGCTGCACTGACCTGGCCGGACTGCTGGACCTGGTGACCGACCACCTCGCCGCCCACCTGCCGGACATACCGTCGGGCACCGACTGGGCCACGGCCACTGAAACGCGGTTCACCGCCCTGTACCAGCTACTGACGGCCCATCCCGGCCTGGTCGCCCTGCGCGGCGACCGACCCTGGCTCGGCCCGCAGTTGCTGAAGCGGCTCGTGGAACCGCAGCTCGCCGACTCCCTCGCCGCCGGTATGACCCCGACCGAGGCAATCACCACGTACCGGCGCCTCTACCTGCTGACCCTCGGCAGCGCGAGCTTTGTCGACCACCGCACCCCGAAGGCCGCCCAGGCCACCACACGCCGCGCACTGGCCGGGCTCGACCCCGAGGAATTCCCAGTGCTCACCGGGCACCTCACCGAGATTCTGCCGGCCGTGGTCGACCACGAGGTGTACTACGGCGCGCTCCGCCAACTGATCCAGGCCGCTGAGCCTTCCCGAGCTGCCGTCGGGAGGGAGCCCGAGTGA
- a CDS encoding proline hydroxylase, which translates to MFRTTALDPLFTALDSESFTDRHLATLAAGTLAAVRVPDFLDPTVCQTAMTALDRLPTADYDPDRVPTSIVRFGPALNDYRTPDGRLNADRYWHDAETARTAWQRAGMRPDPIAISLALLGSAWGAAVAPATIGGRAVFGGTFREINAGALVHYDDINREFPDGLFDQEVVAQLAYNVWVAVPDAGGATTVWRHRWEPADEQHRQAYGYRAETVEHCQHISLTPRLGDALLFNPANFHSVEANPTGRRIAFAVFLGLTTTGQLIVWS; encoded by the coding sequence ATGTTCCGCACCACGGCTCTCGACCCGCTGTTCACCGCCCTCGACAGCGAGTCCTTCACCGACCGGCACCTGGCCACCCTCGCCGCCGGCACTCTCGCGGCCGTCCGCGTCCCCGACTTCCTCGACCCCACCGTCTGCCAGACCGCGATGACGGCACTGGACCGGCTGCCCACCGCCGACTACGACCCCGACCGTGTGCCGACCTCGATCGTCCGGTTCGGCCCGGCCCTGAACGACTACCGCACCCCCGACGGCCGCCTGAACGCCGACCGTTACTGGCACGACGCGGAGACCGCCCGGACGGCCTGGCAGCGCGCCGGGATGCGCCCGGACCCCATCGCCATCTCCCTCGCCCTCCTCGGCTCCGCCTGGGGCGCCGCCGTCGCCCCGGCCACCATCGGTGGACGCGCCGTCTTCGGCGGCACCTTCCGCGAGATCAACGCCGGCGCGCTCGTCCACTACGACGACATCAACCGCGAGTTCCCCGACGGCCTGTTCGACCAGGAAGTGGTCGCGCAGCTCGCCTACAACGTCTGGGTCGCGGTCCCCGATGCCGGAGGCGCGACCACCGTGTGGCGCCACCGCTGGGAGCCTGCCGACGAACAGCACCGCCAGGCCTACGGCTACCGGGCCGAGACCGTCGAGCACTGCCAGCACATCAGCCTGACCCCGCGCCTCGGCGACGCCCTGCTGTTCAACCCGGCCAACTTCCACTCCGTGGAGGCGAACCCCACCGGCCGACGCATCGCCTTCGCAGTCTTCCTCGGCCTCACCACCACCGGCCAGCTCATCGTCTGGTCATGA
- a CDS encoding threonine/serine dehydratase has translation MPQLTYGDIKAATDRIAGRIRPVTLAPLDPGAIRTGHRDPLDDRPEEPCQVWLALEFMQHTGSFKARGAQNFIQAHREAGTLPEAGVTIASGGNAGLACAWAAQQQGVPATVFLPAAAPEVKVAKLRSYGADVRLAGSEYAEALAACEEFAATTGALPSHAYDHPLIAAGAGTLLEEIHQRLPDLDTAVVGVGGGGLFAGVATAAQHHGIRTIAVEPENCRALNAAIEAGHLVDVPVQSIAADSLGARRTSAMALHAAQQDRVHSVLVSDEDIISARHALWDHRRLAVEHGAATALAALLAADQHLREPGLETRRKTPSRSYRPGNGEKVCVVLCGANTDTGTLMQP, from the coding sequence GTGCCCCAACTCACGTACGGCGATATCAAGGCCGCAACGGACCGGATCGCCGGGCGCATCCGCCCCGTCACCCTCGCACCGCTCGACCCGGGCGCGATCCGCACCGGCCACCGCGACCCCCTCGATGACCGGCCCGAGGAACCGTGTCAGGTGTGGCTGGCCCTGGAATTCATGCAGCACACCGGCAGTTTCAAGGCCCGCGGCGCCCAGAACTTCATTCAGGCCCACCGCGAAGCCGGCACCCTACCCGAGGCCGGGGTGACGATCGCTTCCGGCGGCAACGCCGGCCTGGCCTGCGCCTGGGCCGCCCAGCAGCAGGGCGTGCCCGCGACCGTCTTCCTGCCTGCCGCAGCACCCGAGGTGAAGGTCGCCAAGCTCCGTTCCTACGGTGCCGATGTCCGCCTGGCCGGCTCCGAGTACGCCGAAGCTCTGGCCGCCTGCGAGGAGTTCGCCGCCACCACCGGCGCACTCCCCTCCCACGCCTACGACCACCCGCTGATCGCAGCAGGGGCCGGCACCCTGCTGGAAGAGATTCACCAGCGCCTCCCCGACCTGGACACCGCAGTGGTCGGGGTCGGCGGCGGCGGCCTGTTCGCCGGGGTGGCCACCGCTGCCCAGCACCACGGCATCCGCACCATCGCCGTCGAGCCGGAGAACTGCCGCGCACTGAACGCCGCCATCGAGGCCGGCCACCTGGTCGACGTTCCCGTCCAGTCCATCGCCGCCGACTCCCTCGGCGCCCGCCGCACCTCCGCCATGGCCCTGCACGCCGCCCAGCAGGACCGCGTCCACTCCGTCCTCGTGTCCGACGAGGACATCATCAGCGCCCGCCACGCACTGTGGGACCACCGGCGCCTCGCCGTCGAGCACGGTGCCGCCACCGCTCTGGCGGCCCTGCTCGCTGCCGACCAGCACCTTCGGGAGCCGGGCCTGGAGACCCGGCGCAAGACGCCGAGCCGCAGCTATCGGCCCGGCAACGGGGAGAAGGTGTGCGTCGTCCTCTGCGGCGCGAACACCGACACCGGTACGCTCATGCAGCCCTGA